From Triticum aestivum cultivar Chinese Spring chromosome 4A, IWGSC CS RefSeq v2.1, whole genome shotgun sequence, a single genomic window includes:
- the LOC123086186 gene encoding lipase isoform X1, translated as MAPLRRAASAAVVLLALTGLFLLVFSPADAATAAVEGGELRRKQSDGGYSYNSTLAHILVEYASAVYTSDLTSLLTWTCPRCEGHTKGFEMIEIIVDVEKCLQAFVGVAPDPRSIIIAFRGTQEHSASNWIEDLFWKQLDVTYPGMPDAMVHHGFYSAYYNTTLRHEILKSVQWAWKTYGRLPINVVGHSMGGALASFCALDLSVKWGSHKVQLITFGQPRVGNPAFAEYFNEQVPRTIRVTHENDIVPHLPPYFYYLGEWTYHHFAREVWLRETIVGNVVTRNETVCDCSGEDPTCSRSVYGRSVADHLEYYGVNLHADSRGTCQFVIGTSNSAYGDILQVDGAIILSRYPQERYPVESI; from the exons ATGGCGCCGCTAAGgcgggcggcgagcgcggcggtggTGCTGCTGGCCCTCACGGGACTTTTTCTTCTCGTGTTCTCTCCCGCGGACGCAGCAACGGCGGCGGTGGAAGGAGGAG AGCTCAGGAGGAAGCAATCTGATGGTGGTTACTCTTACAATAGTACTCTTGCTCATATTCTTGTTGAATATGCATCTGCT GTGTATACATCCGACCTAACCTCACTTTTGACATGGACTTGTCCAAGGTGTGAAGGTCACACGAAG GGTTTTGAGATGATAGAGATCATTGTAGATGTAGAGAAATGTCTACAG GCTTTTGTTGGAGTTGCCCCTGATCCACGATCCATAATAATTGCTTTTAGAGGCACCCAAGAACACAG TGCCTCAAATTGGATTGAAGATCTCTTCTGGAAGCAGCTAGATGTAACTTATCCAGGCATGCCAGATGCAATG GTCCACCATGGATTTTATTCTGCATATTATAATACAACTCTCCGGCATGAGATCCTGAAATCTGTTCAGTGGGCATGGAAGACATATGGAAGACTACCCATAAATGTTGTAGGTCACTCTATGGGAGGGGCTTTAGCTTCATTTTGTGCCCTTGATCTCTCT GTTAAATGGGGGTCACACAAAGTTCAGCTCATAACTTTTGGACAGCCTCGGGTAGGCAATCCTGCTTTTGCTGAATACTTCAACGAGCAGGTTCCAAGAACAATCCGCGTGACCCATGAAAATGACATTGTTCCACATTTGCCACCATACTTTTATTACCTAGGCGAATGGACATATCACCACTTTGCAAGAGAG GTTTGGCTTCGTGAGACCATAGTAGGAAATGTGGTTACAAGGAATGAGACAGTCTGTGATTGTTCAGGCGAGGACCCAACCTGCAGCAG ATCGGTCTACGGGAGAAGTGTGGCAGATCATCTCGAGTATTATGGTGTTAACCTACATGCTGATTCAAGGGGAACCTGTCAATTTGTGATTGGCACATCCAACTCAGCCTATGGTGACATTCTTCAAGTTGATGGAGCTATCATCTTATCAAGATATCCACAGGAGCGATATCCTGTGGAATCTATCTAA
- the LOC123086186 gene encoding lipase isoform X2 codes for MAPLRRAASAAVVLLALTGLFLLVFSPADAATAAVEGGELRRKQSDGGYSYNSTLAHILVEYASAVYTSDLTSLLTWTCPRCEGHTKGFEMIEIIVDVEKCLQAFVGVAPDPRSIIIAFRGTQEHSASNWIEDLFWKQLDVTYPGMPDAMVHHGFYSAYYNTTLRHEILKSVQWAWKTYGRLPINVVGHSMGGALASFCALDLSVKWGSHKVQLITFGQPRVWLRETIVGNVVTRNETVCDCSGEDPTCSRSVYGRSVADHLEYYGVNLHADSRGTCQFVIGTSNSAYGDILQVDGAIILSRYPQERYPVESI; via the exons ATGGCGCCGCTAAGgcgggcggcgagcgcggcggtggTGCTGCTGGCCCTCACGGGACTTTTTCTTCTCGTGTTCTCTCCCGCGGACGCAGCAACGGCGGCGGTGGAAGGAGGAG AGCTCAGGAGGAAGCAATCTGATGGTGGTTACTCTTACAATAGTACTCTTGCTCATATTCTTGTTGAATATGCATCTGCT GTGTATACATCCGACCTAACCTCACTTTTGACATGGACTTGTCCAAGGTGTGAAGGTCACACGAAG GGTTTTGAGATGATAGAGATCATTGTAGATGTAGAGAAATGTCTACAG GCTTTTGTTGGAGTTGCCCCTGATCCACGATCCATAATAATTGCTTTTAGAGGCACCCAAGAACACAG TGCCTCAAATTGGATTGAAGATCTCTTCTGGAAGCAGCTAGATGTAACTTATCCAGGCATGCCAGATGCAATG GTCCACCATGGATTTTATTCTGCATATTATAATACAACTCTCCGGCATGAGATCCTGAAATCTGTTCAGTGGGCATGGAAGACATATGGAAGACTACCCATAAATGTTGTAGGTCACTCTATGGGAGGGGCTTTAGCTTCATTTTGTGCCCTTGATCTCTCT GTTAAATGGGGGTCACACAAAGTTCAGCTCATAACTTTTGGACAGCCTCGG GTTTGGCTTCGTGAGACCATAGTAGGAAATGTGGTTACAAGGAATGAGACAGTCTGTGATTGTTCAGGCGAGGACCCAACCTGCAGCAG ATCGGTCTACGGGAGAAGTGTGGCAGATCATCTCGAGTATTATGGTGTTAACCTACATGCTGATTCAAGGGGAACCTGTCAATTTGTGATTGGCACATCCAACTCAGCCTATGGTGACATTCTTCAAGTTGATGGAGCTATCATCTTATCAAGATATCCACAGGAGCGATATCCTGTGGAATCTATCTAA